The proteins below come from a single Mangifera indica cultivar Alphonso chromosome 16, CATAS_Mindica_2.1, whole genome shotgun sequence genomic window:
- the LOC123199774 gene encoding putative WEB family protein At1g65010, chloroplastic — translation MQQQMKPVEDLLTETKERLDATEEERDGVVDELLEMKRSAQDANTMPSEKQMSSKKVADLYTEINTLNESLSEELAIKHKHFELLKVELGKENRELEAKLVEKDASLIELRRSFSNLKSSEAHARTLLSELHLAKENERISSLKVKSLIEELRIVKTELKLAIEAEENNKKAMDGLALALKEVNSESIQVKEKLTTTQAELEDTKAEAGELKLKLKSMEDEHKVRFDGLKKEAELYKNTVDRLRSEAEESLLAWSEKETCFVGVIKRAEEERDLAKQENVNLLESLRISENMTQMAKQENARLRDVLKQALNEANVAKEAAGIARAENSQLQDALAEKEEALDFISRENENLKMNEAAALESIKELKRLLYEKQKVDREEKTSNKNSNGNVENPLTGSIFDVYTAGSAVNHRKNSSAFTEEGSAFFSYAHVEHIQRPHNDDSEAEKCTRRKTALIRKFGDLLMRRGHHQK, via the coding sequence atGCAGCAACAAATGAAGCCTGTCGAGGATCTGCTAACAGAGACAAAGGAGCGACTGGATGCAACAGAAGAAGAACGAGATGGAGTTGTTGATGAGCTTCTGGAGATGAAAAGGTCGGCTCAAGATGCCAATACGATGCCTAGTGAAAAACAGATGTCCTCTAAGAAGGTTGCAGATTTATATACAGAGATCAATACGTTGAATGAATCATTGAGTGAAGAATTGGCAATCAAACACAAGCATTTTGAGTTATTGAAAGTTGAACTTGGAAAGGAAAACAGAGAATTGGAGGCAAAATTAGTTGAGAAAGATGCCTCACTGATTGAAttaagaagatcatttagtaaTTTGAAATCGTCCGAGGCTCATGCTCGTACTTTGTTGTCTGAGCTTCATTTAGCAAAAGAGAATGAAAGGATTTCTTCGTTGAAGGTGAAGAGTCTAATTGAGGAGCTGAGAATAGTGAAGACTGAACTGAAGTTGGCTATTGAGGCAGAAGAAAACAACAAGAAGGCTATGGATGGTTTAGCATTAGCTCTGAAAGAAGTAAATTCAGAGTCCATCCAGGTGAAGGAGAAACTCACCACAACCCAAGCAGAGCTTGAAGACACAAAAGCGGAGGCAGGAGAATTGAAGTTGAAGCTGAAAAGCATGGAGGACGAGCACAAAGTTCGTTTTGATGGGCTGAAGAAAGAAGCTGAGCTTTACAAAAACACAGTTGACAGATTGAGATCAGAAGCTGAAGAGTCACTTTTGGCCTGGAGTGAGAAAGAAACTTGCTTTGTGGGTGTTATCAAAAGAGCAGAAGAAGAAAGGGATCTTGCAAAACAAGAGAATGTTAACCTGCTCGAGTCCCTTAGAATATCCGAGAACATGACCCAGATGGCAAAGCAAGAGAATGCCCGGTTGCGTGATGTACTAAAACAGGCCTTAAATGAAGCTAATGTTGCGAAAGAAGCAGCTGGGATTGCAAGAGCGGAAAACTCTCAGCTTCAGGATGCCTTGGCTGAGAAGGAAGAAGCTTTAGATTTCATAAGCAGAGAGAATGAGAACCTGAAAATGAATGAAGCTGCGGCTCTTGAAAGTATCAAAGAGTTGAAGCGGTTGCTCTATGAAAAACAGAAGGTagatagagaagaaaaaacttcGAATAAAAACAGTAATGGAAACGTTGAGAACCCTCTTACGGGATCAATATTTGATGTATACACAGCAGGATCAGCCGTCAATCACCGCAAGAATTCTTCAGCATTTACGGAGGAAGGAAGTGCTTTTTTTTCGTATGCTCATGTTGAGCATATACAGAGGCCACATAATGATGATTCGGAGGCTGAAAAATGCACAAGAAGAAAGACAGCTTTGATTCGGAAATTTGGAGACTTGTTGATGAGACGTGGTCATCatcagaaataa